A window from Megalobrama amblycephala isolate DHTTF-2021 linkage group LG9, ASM1881202v1, whole genome shotgun sequence encodes these proteins:
- the gatad1 gene encoding GATA zinc finger domain-containing protein 1 — MPLGLKPCCAVCKTISSSMWKKGNQGEILCNNCTGKSVTSGGSGASASSTIQQNNGGGKQSKQEIHRRSARLRSTKYKAPASEKKVSTKGKGRRHIFKLKNPIKAPESVSTIITSESLFYKGVYYQIGDVIKVIDEDDGKPYYAQIRGFVQDQYCEKSAALTWLIPTQASPRDRFDPGTYIVGPEEDLPRKMEYLEFVCHAPSEYFKSRSCPFPTIPVRPEKGYIWTHIGPTPAVAIKETVG, encoded by the exons ATGCCTCTTGGTTTAAAACCATGTTGTGCTGTCTGCAAAACGATCTCCTCTTCCATGTGGAAAAAAGGAAACCAGGGGGAAATTTTGTGTAACAACTGCACGGGTAAAAGTGTAACCAGTGGAGGCTCCGGAGCATCTGCTTCATCCACCATCCAGCAGAATAATGGCGGAGGGAAACAG TCAAAACAGGAAATCCACAGACGCTCCGCTCGGTTACGGAGCACCAAGTACAAAGCGCCGGCATCTGAGAAAAAGGTCTCAACCAAAGGAAAGGGTAGACGACAcattttcaaattgaaaaat CCTATCAAAGCACCAGAGTCTGTGTCAACAATCATCACATCAGAGTCCCTGTTTTACAAG GGTGTCTATTATCAAATAGGAGATGTCATAAAAGTAATAGACGAGGATGATGGTAAACCGTATTACGCACAGATTCGTGGTTTCGTCCAGGACCAGTACTGTGAGAAAAGTGCTGCGTTAACATGGCTGATCCCAACTCAGGCCAGTCCGCGAGATCGATTTGATCCAGGCACATACATTGTTG GCCCTGAAGAGGACTTGCCAAGAAAAATGGAATACCTGGAGTTTGTCTGTCACGCGCCATCAGAGTATTTCAAATCCAGAAGTTGCCCTTTCCCAACAATACCAGTTCGTCCAGAAAAAGGTTACATCTGGACTCATATAGGACCGACACCTGCTGTCGCCATCAAAGAAACTGtagggtga